Proteins encoded in a region of the Leptolyngbya sp. FACHB-261 genome:
- a CDS encoding type II CAAX prenyl endopeptidase Rce1 family protein, which translates to MVQLLWERLYFAFTNFISPNQLKRLLLPILVLIALLLFIGFKSNFLRIQIINETWKEVVKIAAFSFVMPALSEEILFRVLLLPHPFENPSMKTKMLWIIIGIIIFIVYHPIQGMTWNPSGYYVFVQPIFLVLAALLGVICTIAYLGTGSIWLPSVIHWLAVVIWLVLLGGFSKFVTH; encoded by the coding sequence ATGGTTCAATTACTATGGGAGCGTTTATATTTTGCTTTTACTAACTTCATCAGTCCCAATCAACTAAAACGTTTGCTACTACCTATTTTAGTATTGATAGCTCTGTTGCTATTTATCGGATTCAAATCTAACTTCTTGAGAATTCAAATAATCAATGAAACGTGGAAAGAAGTCGTAAAAATTGCAGCTTTTTCCTTTGTTATGCCAGCTTTGAGCGAGGAGATACTTTTTCGAGTTCTATTGCTACCACATCCTTTTGAAAACCCGTCTATGAAAACAAAAATGCTTTGGATAATCATCGGCATAATAATTTTTATTGTCTACCATCCAATTCAAGGTATGACTTGGAATCCTTCTGGTTACTACGTCTTTGTGCAACCAATCTTTCTGGTTTTAGCTGCTTTATTGGGGGTTATATGCACAATTGCTTACTTAGGTACTGGCTCAATTTGGTTGCCATCAGTTATACACTGGCTAGCTGTGGTGATTTGGCTAGTCTTATTAGGTGGGTTTTCTAAGTTCGTCACTCATTAG
- a CDS encoding antibiotic biosynthesis monooxygenase, with translation MQYVLIIHEVEDYPAWKIIFDNAAQIRKEAGEISYQLLKFENDANNIVHFSRWDSLQNAKNFFESEALVEIRKQAGVKAPKFVYLNEIENGNL, from the coding sequence ATGCAATACGTTCTCATTATTCACGAAGTCGAAGATTACCCAGCATGGAAAATAATTTTTGATAACGCCGCACAAATCCGAAAGGAAGCCGGAGAAATTAGTTATCAGTTGCTCAAGTTTGAAAATGACGCTAATAACATTGTGCATTTCTCACGATGGGACTCATTGCAAAACGCCAAGAACTTCTTCGAGTCGGAAGCATTAGTCGAAATTCGTAAGCAAGCTGGTGTCAAAGCGCCCAAATTTGTTTATTTGAACGAAATTGAAAACGGCAATTTATAG
- a CDS encoding protein-S-isoprenylcysteine O-methyltransferase, with protein MNPLTSKIIFTIGIISWLIIRIPYQREQKQNTIVDDRKTLQEKVVRLLLLLGILFLPLVYVLSPWLNFANYHLPTWANGLGIATLALSLWLFWRSHHDLGKNWSSTLQIREGHTLTTNGVYQNIRHPMYTSVLLLCIAQALLLANWIAGLSGFISFSIAYTTRVGQEEQMLLNSFGDEYETYKQRTKRLVPYLF; from the coding sequence ATGAATCCACTAACTTCAAAGATCATTTTCACAATTGGCATAATCTCATGGCTGATCATCAGGATCCCTTACCAACGAGAGCAAAAACAGAACACCATCGTTGATGACCGAAAAACCCTTCAAGAAAAGGTAGTGCGCCTTCTGCTATTGCTTGGGATACTGTTCCTCCCGTTGGTTTACGTTCTATCTCCTTGGTTAAACTTTGCCAACTACCATCTACCAACCTGGGCAAATGGATTAGGCATCGCTACTCTTGCGCTCTCCCTCTGGTTGTTTTGGCGCAGCCATCACGACTTAGGCAAAAATTGGTCATCAACGCTGCAAATTCGAGAAGGACACACATTGACAACCAATGGTGTTTATCAAAACATTCGTCATCCGATGTACACCTCTGTCCTGTTACTTTGCATTGCACAAGCACTATTGCTGGCAAACTGGATTGCAGGTCTATCTGGATTCATTAGCTTCAGTATTGCCTATACAACCCGAGTTGGCCAGGAAGAACAGATGTTGCTTAACAGCTTCGGCGATGAGTATGAAACCTATAAGCAACGCACAAAGCGATTAGTTCCCTACCTGTTCTAA
- a CDS encoding TetR/AcrR family transcriptional regulator, translated as MSRPTEPQKKEELLERCLAAAIGVGALDCSINAMAERVGTSGRMLVYHFGSKHELERQLIGLLETRLREKLWSIQGVPREGSNSLVERLLEMWTHLTSPEMNGLLKLTMELNRRAIQGDAETQLFLERESQQWLDALFDLTNDKTTALSLFHLFQGAILDFLTTGNAQRGQQSIKAFTEFLR; from the coding sequence ATGAGCCGACCCACTGAGCCTCAGAAGAAGGAAGAGCTTCTAGAACGGTGTCTAGCTGCCGCGATTGGGGTGGGAGCTTTGGACTGTAGCATCAACGCGATGGCTGAAAGAGTGGGCACTAGCGGACGGATGCTCGTTTATCACTTTGGCTCTAAACACGAGTTGGAGCGGCAACTCATTGGTCTTTTGGAGACTCGTTTGCGTGAAAAATTGTGGTCAATTCAAGGCGTGCCACGGGAAGGGTCAAATTCTCTAGTAGAACGACTGCTGGAGATGTGGACGCATTTGACCTCACCAGAGATGAATGGCTTGCTGAAACTGACCATGGAGCTAAACCGACGTGCCATACAAGGCGACGCAGAGACACAGCTTTTCTTAGAACGCGAGAGTCAACAATGGTTAGATGCTCTATTTGATCTTACAAATGATAAAACCACTGCTTTATCTCTATTTCACTTGTTTCAGGGTGCCATCTTGGACTTTTTGACCACGGGAAATGCACAGCGGGGACAGCAGTCTATCAAGGCTTTTACGGAATTTCTGCGGTAG